A part of Procambarus clarkii isolate CNS0578487 chromosome 21, FALCON_Pclarkii_2.0, whole genome shotgun sequence genomic DNA contains:
- the LOC138367186 gene encoding autotransporter adhesin BpaC-like, whose translation MVWLRIKIVQLSVDCVAESEDGGIESVNGVTESEDGVDKGKDVVVESVDGVVKSVNGVAESVDGVAESVDDGIAESVDGVAVSVDVVYASVDGVTVNVDGIAESVDGVTVSVDVVSESVDGVAVSVDGVTESVNGVAETINGVAEIIDGVPESVNGVAESVDGVAWSSEDGVAESVDCVAEIEDGVAESVDGVAENVDRVAESVDGVDESVNGVAESVNGVAESVDCIAESVDGVDESVHDVAESVDGVTESVGGVAESIDGVAESVDSVAESVDGESGSVDGFAESVDGVVKRVDGVADSVDGGAESVEGVAESVDGVAENGVAKNVDGVAESVDGVAEIVDGVAESVDSVAKGKDGVVASEDGVIESVVGVAQSVDGVAESIDGVAESVDGVAESVDGVAESVDGVAESVDDVAERLDGVAESVDGVAKSVNGVAKSVDDGVAESVDGVAESVDGVTNGNDGVVESLDGVAASVDGVAKSVDGVDESVDGVIESVDDVVESVDGVAKDKDRAAEYGIAESVDGVAVSVDVVYASVDGVTVNVDGIAESVDGVTVSVDVVSESVDGVAVSVDGVTESVNGVAETINGVAEIIDGVPESSEDGVAESVDCVAEIEDGVAESVDGVAENVDRVAESVDGVDESVNGVAESVNGVAESVDCIAESVDGVDESVHDVAESVDGVTESVGGVAESIDGVAESVDSVAESVDGESGSVDGFAESVDGVVKRVDGVADSVDGGAESVEGVAESVDGVAENGVAKNVDGVAESVDGVAEIVDGVAESVDSVAKGKDGVVASEDGVIESVVGVAQSVDGVAESIDGVAESVDGVAESVDGVAESVDGVAESVDDVAERLDGVAESVDGVAKSVNGVAKSSVDGVAENVDGVAKGKDGVVASEDGVIESVVGVAESVDGVAESVDGVAESVDGVAESVDGVAESVDGVAEIVDGVAESVDSVAKGKDGVVASEDGVIESVVGVAQSVDGVAESIDGVAESVDGVAESIDGVAESSVDGVAENVDGVAKGKDGVVASEDDVIESVVGVAESVDGVAESVDGVAESSVNGVGESVEGVAENVEGVAENVDGAAESVDGVAESVDCLAESVDGVAESEVGVAESVDGVAESMVSLRVLLVWLSVDGVAESVDDMADRVDGVAESVDGVAESVDCMAESVDGVAENADGVAESVDGEAESVDGVAESVDGVTESVDGVAESVHGMIESVDGVAESVDGVVKKVDGVADSVDGDAESVEGVAESVDGVVENGVAESVDGAVERVDGDTESVGGVAEIIVGVAESVDDVAESFDGVTGNVDGVTESVDDGVAESVDGVAESVDGVTNGNDGVVESLDGVAASVDGVAKSVDGVDESVDGVIESVDDVAENVDGVAESVDGVTESADGVDKGKDVVVESVDGVVKSSVDGVTVSVDGIAESVDVVSESLDGVTVSVDSIAESVDGVAVSVDGIAESVDGVASVDGVAVSVDGVTESVNGVAEIINGVAEIRDGVPESVDGVAESVDGVAENVDRVAESVDGVDESVDGVAESVDGVAESSVHDVAESVDGVTESVGGVAESIDGVAESVDCVAESVDGESGSVDGFAESVDGGAESVDGVAESVDGVADRVDGVAESVDGVAESEDIFKDDVAENVDGVDKDKDGVAESVDGVSESVDRVAESVHDVAVSVDGVTESVEGVIESVDGVAESVDGVAE comes from the exons atggtgtggctaagGATAAAGATCGTGCAGCTGAGTGTAgattgtgtggctgagagtgaagatggtgggattgagagtgtaaatggtgtgactgagagtgaagatggtgtggataaaggaaaagatgttgtggttgagagtgtagatggtgtggttaaGAGTGTAAATggagtggctgagagtgtagatggtgtagctgagagtgtagatg atggtattgctgagagtgtagatggtgtggctgtgagtgtagatgttgtgtatgcgagtgtagatggtgtaactGTGAATGTAGATGGTATTgccgagagtgtagatggtgttactgtgagtgtaGATGTTGTGTCTGAGAGTGTAGACGGTGTTGctgtgagtgtagatggtgtgactgagagtgtaaATGGTGTGGCAGAGACTAtaaatggtgtggctgagattATAGATGGTGTGCCTGAGAGTGttaatggtgtggctgagagtgttgatggtgtggcttggagt agtgaagatggtgttgctgagagtgtagattgtGTGGCTGAGATTGAAgacggtgtggctgagagtgttgatggtgtggctgagaatgtagatcgtgtggctgagagtgtagatggtgtggatgAGAGTGTCAATGGAGTCGCTGAGAGTgtaaatggtgtggctgagagtgtagattgtattgctgagagtgtagatggtgtggatgAGAGTGTACAtgatgtggctgagagtgttgatggtgtgactgagagtgtaggtggtgtggctgagagtatagatggtgtcgctgagagtgtagatagtgtcgctgagagtgtagatggggaGTCTGGGAGTGTAGATGGttttgctgagagtgtagatggtgtagtTAAGagagtagatggtgtggctgacagtgtagatggtggtgctgagagtgtagaaggtgtggctgagagtgtagatggtgtggctgaga atggtgtggctaagaatgttgatggtgtggctgagagtgtagatggtgtggctgagattgTCGATGGagtcgctgagagtgtagatagtgTGGCTAAGGGTAAAGATGGTGTGGTTGCGAGTGAAGATGGTGTAATTGAGAGTGTAGTTGGTGTGGCTCAGAGTGTAGACggtgtggctgagagtatagatggtgtggctgagagtgtagatggtgtcgctgagagtgttgatggtgtggctgagagtgtagatggtgtcgctgagagtgtagatgatgtCGCTGAGAgacttgatggtgtggctgagagtgttgatggtgtggctaaaagtgttaatggtgtggctaagagtgtagatg atggtgtggctgagagtgttgatggagtggctgagagtgtagatggtgtaactAACGGTAATGATGGTGTGGTTGAGAGTCTAGATGGTGTGGCtgcgagtgtagatggtgtggctaagAGCGTAGATGGTGTggatgagagtgtagatggtgtgattgagagtgtagatgatgtggttgagagtgtagatggtgtggctaagGATAAAGATCGTGCAGCTGAGT atggtattgctgagagtgtagatggtgtggctgtgagtgtagatgttgtgtatgcgagtgtagatggtgtaactGTGAATGTAGATGGTATTgccgagagtgtagatggtgttactgtgagtgtaGATGTTGTGTCTGAGAGTGTAGACGGTGTTGctgtgagtgtagatggtgtgactgagagtgtaaATGGTGTGGCAGAGACTAtaaatggtgtggctgagattATAGATGGTGTGCCTGAGAGT agtgaagatggtgttgctgagagtgtagattgtGTGGCTGAGATTGAAgacggtgtggctgagagtgttgatggtgtggctgagaatgtagatcgtgtggctgagagtgtagatggtgtggatgAGAGTGTCAATGGAGTCGCTGAGAGTgtaaatggtgtggctgagagtgtagattgtattgctgagagtgtagatggtgtggatgAGAGTGTACAtgatgtggctgagagtgttgatggtgtgactgagagtgtaggtggtgtggctgagagtatagatggtgtcgctgagagtgtagatagtgtcgctgagagtgtagatggggaGTCTGGGAGTGTAGATGGttttgctgagagtgtagatggtgtagtTAAGagagtagatggtgtggctgacagtgtagatggtggtgctgagagtgtagaaggtgtggctgagagtgtagatggtgtggctgaga atggtgtggctaagaatgttgatggtgtggctgagagtgtagatggtgtggctgagattgTCGATGGagtcgctgagagtgtagatagtgTGGCTAAGGGTAAAGATGGTGTGGTTGCGAGTGAAGATGGTGTAATTGAGAGTGTAGTTGGTGTGGCTCAGAGTGTAGACggtgtggctgagagtatagatggtgtggctgagagtgtagatggtgtcgctgagagtgttgatggtgtggctgagagtgtagatggtgtcgctgagagtgtagatgatgtCGCTGAGAgacttgatggtgtggctgagagtgttgatggtgtggctaaaagtgttaatggtgtggctaagagt agtgttgatggtgtcgctgagaatgtagatggtgtggctaagGGTAAAGATGGTGTGGTTGCGAGTGAAGATGGTGTAATTGAGAGTGTagttggtgtggctgagagtgtagacggtgtggctgagagtgtagatggtgtggctgagagtgtagatggtgtcgctgagagtgttgatggtgtggctgagagtgtagatggtgtggctgagattgTCGATGGagtcgctgagagtgtagatagtgTGGCTAAGGGTAAAGATGGTGTGGTTGCGAGTGAAGATGGTGTAATTGAGAGTGTAGTTGGTGTGGCTCAGAGTGTAGACGGCGTGGCTGAGagtatagatggtgtggctgagagtgtagatggtgtcgctgagagtattgatggtgtggctgagagt agtgttgatggtgtcgctgagaatgtagatggtgtggctaagGGTAAAGATGGTGTGGTTGCGAGTGAAGATGATGTAATTGAGAGTGTagttggtgtggctgagagtgtagacggtgtggctgagagtgtagatggcgtggctgagagt AGTGTAAATGGTGTGGGTGAGAGTGTTGAAGGTGTAGCTGAGAATGTAGAGGGTGTCGCTGAGAATGTAGATGGTgccgctgagagtgttgatggtgtagcTGAGAGTGTAGATTGTCTGgcagagagtgtagatggtgtggctgagagtgaagttggtgtcgctgagagtgttgatggtgtggctgagagt atggtgtcgctgagagtgttgttggtgtggctgagtgtagatggtgtggctgagagtgtagatgataTGGCTGATAGGGTAGATGGTGTGgcggagagtgtagatggtgtggctgagagtgtagattgtatggctgagagtgtagatggtgtggctgagaatgcagatggtgtggctgagagcgtAGATGGTgaagctgagagtgtagatggtgtcgctgagagtgttgatggtgttactgagagtgtagatggtgtcgctgagagtgtacaTGGTATgattgagagtgtagatggtgtagctgagagtgtagatggtgtagtTAAGaaagtagatggtgtggctgatagtgtagatggtgatgctgagagtgtagaaggtgtggctgagagtgtagatggtgtggttgaGA atggtgtggctgagagtgtagatggtgcggTTGAGAGAGTAGATGGTGATACTGAGAGTGTAGGTGGTGTCGCTGAGATTATagttggtgtggctgagagtgttgatgatgTGGCTGAGAGTTTTGATGGTGTGACAGGGAATGTAGATGGTgttactgagagtgtagatg atggtgtggctgagagtgttgatggagtggctgagagtgtagatggtgtaactAACGGTAATGATGGTGTGGTTGAGAGTCTAGATGGTGTGGCagcgagtgtagatggtgtggctaagAGCGTAGATGGTGTggatgagagtgtagatggtgtgattGAGAGTGTAGATGATGTGGCTGAGAATGTAGATGGTgtagctgagagtgtagatggtgtgactgagagcGCAGATGGTGTGGATAAAGGAAAAGATGTTGTggttgagagtgtagatggtgtggttaagagt agtgtagatggtgttactgtgagtgtagatggtattgctgagagtgtagatgttgTGTCTGAGAGTTTagatggtgttactgtgagtgtaGATAgtattgctgagagtgtagatggtgttgctgtgagtgtagatggtattgctgagagtgtagatggtgtggct agtgtagatggtgttgctgtgagtgtagatggtgtgactgagagtgtaaATGGTGTGGCAGAGATTAtaaatggtgtggctgagattAGAGATGGTGtgcctgagagtgttgatggtgtggctgagagtgttgatggtgtggctgagaatgtagatcgtgtggctgagagtgtagatggtgtggatgAGAGTGTCGATGGagtcgctgagagtgtagatggtgtggctgagagt agtgtacatgatgtggctgagagtgttgatggtgtgactgagagtgtaggtggtgtggctgagagtatagatggtgtcgctgagagtgtagattgtgtcgctgagagtgtagatggggaGTCTGGGAGTGTAGATGGttttgctgagagtgtagatggtggggctgagagtgttgatggtgtagctgagagtgttgatggtgtggctgacagagtagatggtgtggctgagagtgtagatggtgttgctgagagtgaagATATT TTTAAAGATGATGTGGCTGAGAATGTAGATGGTGTGGATAAGGAtaaagatggtgtggctgagagtgtagatggtgtatcTGAGAGTGTTGATCGTGTGGCAGAGAGTGTACATGATGTAGctgtgagtgtagatggtgtgactgagagtgtagagGGTGTgattgagagtgtagatggtgtggctgagagtgtagatggtgtcgcagagtga
- the LOC138367188 gene encoding oviduct-specific glycoprotein-like, with protein sequence MVSLRVLMVWVRVDDVVESVDDVTESADDGVAKNVDGVAESVDGVAEIVDGVAESVDSVAKGKDGVVASEDGVIESVVGVAESVDGVAESVDGVAESSVDGVAENVDGVAKGKDGVVASEDGVIESVVGVAESVDGVAESVDGVAESVDDGVAESVDGVAKNVDGVAESVDGVAEIVDGVAESVDSVAKGKDGVVASEDGVIESVVGVAESVDGVAESVDGVAESSVDGVTESVDGEA encoded by the exons atggtgtcgctgagagtgttgatggtgtgggtgagagtAGATGATGTGGTTGAGAGTGTAGATGATGTGACTGAGAGTGCAGATG atggtgtggctaagaatgttgatggtgtggctgagagtgtagatggtgttgctgagattGTCGATGGagtcgctgagagtgtagatagtgTGGCTAAGGGTAAAGATGGTGTGGTTGCGAGTGAAGATGGTGTAATTGAGAGTGTagttggtgtggctgagagtgtagacggtgtggctgagagtgtagatggtgtggctgagagt agtgtagatggtgtcgctgagaatgtagatggtgtggctaagGGTAAAGATGGTGTGGTTGCGAGTGAAGATGGTGTAATTGAGAGTGTagttggtgtggctgagagtgtagacggtgtggctgagagtgtagatggtgtggctgagagtgtagatg atggtgtggctgaaagcgtagatggtgtggctaagaatgttgatggtgtggctgagagtgtagatggtgttgctgagattGTCGATGGagtcgctgagagtgtagatagtgTGGCTAAGGGTAAAGATGGTGTGGTTGCGAGTGAAGATGGTGTAATTGAGAGTGTagttggtgtggctgagagtgtagacggtgtggctgagagtgtagatggtgtggctgagagt agtgtagatggtgtgactgagagtgtagatggcgaggcttag
- the LOC138367187 gene encoding oviduct-specific glycoprotein-like — translation MVSLRVLMVWLSVDGVAESVDDMADRVDGVAESVDGVAESVDCVAESVDGVAENANGLAESVNGVAENADGVAESVDGEAESVDGVAESVDGVTESVDGVAESVHGMVESVDGVAESVDGVVKKVDGVADSVDGDAESVEGVAESVDGVVES, via the coding sequence atggtgtcgctgagagtgttgatggtgtggctgagtgtagatggtgtggctgagagtgtagatgataTGGCTGATAGGGTAGATGGTGTGgcggagagtgtagatggtgtggctgagagtgtagattgtgtggctgagagtgtagatggtgtggctgagaatgCAAATGGTTTGGCTGAGAGTGTAAATGGTGTTGCTGAGAAtgcagatggtgtggctgagagcgtAGATGGTgaagctgagagtgtagatggtgtcgctgagagtgttgatggtgttactgagagtgtagatggtgtcgctgagagtgtacaTGGTATggttgagagtgtagatggtgtagctgagagtgtagatggtgtagtTAAGaaagtagatggtgtggctgatagtgtagatggtgatgctgagagtgtagaaggtgtggctgagagtgtagatggtgtggttgaGAGTTAG